In Zerene cesonia ecotype Mississippi chromosome 20, Zerene_cesonia_1.1, whole genome shotgun sequence, the genomic stretch TAAATTCAGTTGTATAATGCTTATTTCAGCGGTGGACTCCCAAAACCGTGGCAAACTATACCGCGGTATGGCGGATTGTTTCATCAAAATGCTCAAGTCTGAAGGAGCGAGTGCCTTCTACAAAGGTGTAGGGGCTAACTATCTGAGACTTGGCCCACATACCGTCCTCTTGCTCGTTTGTTGGGATCAATTGAAAACGTTGGAAGACTATTTGAGAAGTTGAGGATTTAAGTGTATAAGagttatttagattttaggGAAGATTTATGTGTAACtctatattgaaaattgtgATCCCTGGCTATTTAGCAGTATGCAAAACCTTGGGGAGGAACCATATATACTGGGGAGTTACCTACTATGACGTCTTAAAACAGGAGTAATTCCAGTGAGGGAAAGTGGTGGGTGCTAGACGCCCTATttagctttttatatttttcacattgGAATCACTCCTGCTGTAAAAGGTTACCATAACGAACCGGATCTATTCACCATCATGATATTGGTTATGAACATTGGTATCTTATCCAACCAAAGAATCGTTAAATCAtaagttgttattattataaatataaatcttaaatcCTCACGTCTTTACTCTTaaatcttgtattttttttcttttttcttagtGATTTGTGACTTGgccaaaaattatatacacaagcaattataatgaattataatttctgtATCACgattttcatcatcatttcAATAGTGGGTGGTcttacgttttaattttaagagtaATCTTTACGAATTTTCATTCCATTACGTGATTGTCTTTCATAACCTCAAAaagatactattttaattgttattgtttaaagcgttttattttattgatagatatatttatactaacaaatgttttatttaaataaaaaattaatgttcttttaagatttttattaataaatcaaccTAAAATTACACTTAAACCTACATTAAAACAGTCCAGTATCCAGTCAATAAGTAAAAGCTTTGAGCAGAGTTCTTTTCACCATAcctaatgttaaaataaaatcaaatcagaTTATGCAGTGTattaaacaattgaataaaacttaaaactaaatacagTGCTCACAAAGCCTTTGtcgtaaaaaaaatttacaaaatattttattttattaagtacgCGATACAGCCAATTTTTTATAGCTTAATGATGGacgtatatataaactagACAGAGGAATTATTACTGACATCTGATACCATACCTTTTGGACGTTATTTTAGAAGAAATTTTTGTGGTGccaatagatttaaaaaagggGATTTCTTATCGCATTATAAGGAGTCTAGTCTGCTCGGGTGTTTTAATGTCTTTAGGAATGTGAAGGGCctttatttgatttcaaacTTCTTGATTGTAACTTTTAAATGAAGCTCCTTTATTTAGTGATATTAGTTTGTACAGATTTTCATGACATCTGGGTAGCACATAGGTTTTTTCTGTAGTAAAAAAGCGGGAATGGATGTAATATGGGTAAAACAGACTTTATTGTCGCGGGTTACAAGCTCAATTATAGCTAATTAGTAATGATGccagtaataatttattattgtacttatGAAACTCTTATTTgccttattaattaatgtccCATGAACGCATTATCACGAATggcagtttaattttttaaattccgaatgtaataaaatacaagtctccattatacaatttaaaatattaaaatgtgatgTTTACATCagcgaataaaaataattattaaaataacaaaaattacataataaacaatgctAGAAAATCTTGactaaactgttttttttaagtctatTTTCATGACTCTTACATCAAATTTAAAGAcaaacgttatttattaactaagattataaattcgatTGCGGTTGATCGAGTCGTCAGAGCATCACAATATGGCGCTGACTCGATCCTATTCTTAGCTGGATCGAATCGAGGGTTGTAAAAAATTTTTGCGTGGTCCGTATTAACTTTAGCAGCGCCTTATtcgtaacaaatatattaatataatatattccattTACACTCGTATATTCCTATTAACACTAACTATGAGTTATTAGGAAATAActcaaagttataaaaaattagctATAGATATTAGggcaaattaaaataattataaaaaaaacgttctttgatgaaacaaaaaataaaccgaTCTTAGAACTCACACAtttcatatatcatataaattaaattttcgcattaaattaaactaaagaccttaaaatattatcaatcaTGTAATTGAGAATGAAATAATccctactataataatatacttcttCGCCCCTAAACCGCTGAACCGATCtggatgaaacttggtatggtGATACTTGAGACCTAATAGAGAACACAGAATAGTTTAACAACCAGTATTCCCACGCGAATGAAAGCTATGGGCGGGAATCCGAACTGTCTATATTTCTCTTTGTTTACGCGGACGGAAaacttgttattaatatttgtccaATTTTCAATGTGTCCTTTAAGATAACTTGTTCGACGATTTACAAAATCCCACCTTAACACTAGTTGATACGGTATATTTTACTCTAGCTAGCGTCAAACtactttaaatacataaatctaGAATGCACCATCCCTTTATAACCGATGCGATCGAATATTAGGACGGATGGTTTTGTGCGTTTAGATTACATATTTATGGATATCCGCTTTATGATTAATGACTCAGATGAAACGCGTTCTTAGGGCGCGTCAGAGCGCTTATCTGACGCTGACGTTATGACGCCGAATTGTGTTTTACTACGCGCTTATATACCTTTAAACAGAGTAACAACGCTATGACGCGCACTAAGTACCTAATTTCTATTTACCAAAACCATTAGCGCTGGAACAAAAATTCGGGGTCCTAACGCGGCGTCAGAATAGCGCTCTGACGCGCTAAGAACGTGTTATATTTGAGAAAGCCATAAAGATTCGTGTTTACTTATgttcaaattgtaaaattaatgtacatttattatttgttaatacaaaaattatgtatgtttgttcctTTGTTCATTAATACCCTAAACTGTAGCATTCGCACGAGCTTTTACACCTAGGCTACTTTTATTCGGCAAATGTACACACAGTTttcctttcaaattaaattttctctttgaattttacaatttctatCAACAAATAGTCAATCAAttcttattttagttaataaaaatattccataacCCTGAGGGTGATAtcccattatttttaatgataacactaatcttttaaatatacaaacaatgaGTCTGCAATtcacattacaaaaaaaaaaccatcaatgTACTAACTCTCCGAAATTAtggaaaaagtaaaattttaaacatttcacaGCACACATCACATGAACCTTCGAAGGTCACAACTACTTTCGTCAAAACAGCTATGACGTCACTGCACGAACATAACGGATCAGAGTGTGACGTCAGAGATGCAATTTTATGCCACAACAATTATGTTATTGAATGGTGTGACGTCACGACGTTATCGTTAAAGTGGGATTTGAAGTCAAGCGTGatgtgtgacgtcacaacGTTCAAGTAACATGCGGTGTGATGCAAACGTCAAAACATTGCGTTTGTGAAGTGACGTCACCTCACCACCATTATGTGACAGGTTTTGAGGTCACGACACCGCAACGAATTGTGACGTCACACGCCATGCAAGGGCTCGGAGTGCAGCGGTCGCGACTCGAACCCAAGACTGCACAGCTGCGATACCTGCGTTGGTGTCTTGCCTTTCGTCTCCGGGAAGTACATTCTAGAAggtaatagtaaatataattaccagGATAActtataagctatattattttaagtatttccACATAGTATACATGTCTATTGCAGAGAAATAACAAATGtcgtaaaaaaacaaaaaacacactttaatGTTAGAATCCTTGTCTCACTCTtttttatacagagtatacataacaaaactattaaatcatggcgatcctaatcgggataataagataaattaatgaaattattctattgtcactgatccttgataagtgttgTACACTTTAAAACTGTCCGTTAAAAGCGGGTCataattatgtcataaataaataagtatgacaataataaaataaataagctattttaaacagcttctataattatttaagacgGTGAATTGCAGTATATGcatatcacatttataatactttagtACCGAGTACCATCTGTTATAATTACCACATTGctacaaacatttttcttctggtgttatatctatacatatgcAGGAAtagtcattataatttatatcccAATATAAAGTTGAACTACTGGGCCAATGcggatgaaatttagtacagataTAGTGTGAAACTTGAGAAAGGACATTGTATAGTATTttccggaaatcccacgggaacggtaCGGAAACGGAATTATGCGGAAAaacgcgggcgaaaagctattCCTTTATATCCAAAAATTGGAGTATTATTGTAACACAATACTAAAACAGTAATACCATCTTTGATCCTTCATAACGAAAAATTACACTAGGACATAAAAGTAATGCCATTTAGCATACCTGTGGAACAGGAACAGGGCCCCCGTGAGCCCCGAGAACACGAGGAAGCAGTATGGGCCGATGGCGGCCCGCAGCGACGGGAAGCACATGCCGACCAGGAAGTTGCCGCCCCAGTTGGCCAGCGAGCCCCACGCCATGCCCGCGCCCCGGGGGGACACCTCGAACAGCTCTGCAATCGGAGTTGGGGCGAGATTTTAAACGGGCCTCATTTAAGAGCTTATTTTAAGAGCAACTTATATACATCCGTctatccttgcaaactttcacattagtTAGATAAGAATATGAGGTCTACAAGCATAGGTACGTTCTTCTTCTTCATAGTCATAGTCTCATAGTCTCTTCTTCTGTTATGTCTACTCACCAGAAGCCATGAAGTATGGAATGGGGCCAAGTCCGAAGCCGTAGACAAGAACGTAAGCGAGCACCGCCACCATAGCCACGTGCGCCATCCACGGGTACGCCGTCTGGAAtcattcataaaacatttcaataatgttaaatatccATTGTCTGTAAATTAAACATCTAGtttgataataatgaaatacatagaacactagctgacccggcaaacgctgttctgccttattcttataattcagggttacaaaaaatagacgttggctgattctcagacctccccgatatgcacacaaaatttcatttgaatcggtccacccgtttcggaggagtaaggtaactaacattgtgacacgagaattttatatacaagataTTCTTTATCAGAAAAAAGCGAAACAATGAACGTTCAAAAGGTGCGTGAAACATGAGCAGACAATTATAAGTTGTTAAGCTGGGCGTTGAGTACCTATGTACCAGATGtcaactgttttatttttttaacacgtAGAGCTTTGcgtattaaacaaaatcagTATCTGAAGGTCCCTTATAGCTAGGTCTACTATTAGAAGCACTCACAATGAAGCTCATGGCGGCCGCCAGCGCCGCCAGGATGACGGTGGCGGCGAGCATGGAGCCGAGCAGCAGCGGGCGCCGGCCCACGCGCGGCAGCAGCTGCAGCATCAGCACCGCGGTGCACACGTTGATGGCGCCGCACCCGATGGTGGCGTACTGCGCCTGCAGATCCGACAGCCCCGCCTGCTTGAATATCGTCTGCGAGTAGTAGAACACCTGCAACAGAATATCATTATATGTGTTGTTTTCTGTACTTAATATCAAGTTATGAGGTTGAGAATGGTTCATATTCAGCACAGCACACAGCACACGCTCACCGCGTTGATCCCGCTGGTCTGCTGGCCCGCCTGCGCGCTGCACACGAGCAGCAGCGGCAGCAGCAGGCGGGGGTCGCGCAGCGCGAGCAGCATGCCGcagcgcgcgccgcccgccagCGCCTCGTCGCGCAGCGCCTCCAGCTCGTCGCTGAGCGCGCCGCCCGACGCGCCGCGCACCCGGCTCAGCTCTGTAACCACATCCGGTTTAAAGGACCAATAGATTGAGGACGCGATTTAGTTCTATGATGAGATCCAGTTTGAAGGACCAAAAAGAGTTGTTTAATTGATTGTCCTTTACGACCTGTCGTTCTCTtagtttttattgcaatacatatatatatatatatatatatatatatatatatatatatatatatatatatatatatatatatatatatatatattaaaaaatattttttaatagacctTGACAATTTTACCATCTGAAACTATACCAATATCTAGATAATCAAAAATAGCTGTATTCGTCTAATCAGGCGCTTGattcataatttgtataatattgaacTAATTCTATAGctgtaaattttgtttatctttacTGTTTCTGTAGCGTTAAGTTTCGTTTTccctttcttttattaaaaactgatGCTTTGGTATCTAAATAATTGACTAAGTGACCATGACGTGGCGAAATCTCACCGAAAGTCatctaacatttataaaatttaaaatacatagtatACATACCTCTCAAAGCCTCAACTTCGTTTTTCTTAACTACATACAGGTACTTTGGACTTTcaggtaatattaataaaatcggTAAACAAATAATGACTAGAACAGCGTAGACGGACAAAAGATACGGCCACTCGTCAACCCCACCTGGAatgatttacatattaatgagacttagaaaaacaataaatattaaaccttATTTACTCTTAACCTTCgatcaataataacaattagatacataattccatacaaaaacaaacataacacGGTCGACAAGTATACTTGTAGAGTCCTAGTGGAAACGGAAAAACGTAGAAGCAAAAGTCAAGCTTTTTATAATGCTTATGCATTACTCAAATATGACATAAGCTAGCTGGTCTATCTATACACACCAAAGAAATTCAACcttattttgatgaattaaaGTCGGATTCATGGACACAAAAGTCCATCTTGAGAGGAGTTTTTGTGATGACGTTTATTGCCGCTGTTGTGTATTTCGTCTTGTAATTAAAGATCCAAGCTTTTTActacaatgtttaaaatacattagcAACAACGAATAGAATTATTTCTGTTGGAtttgttgaatattatttacttttaaatctaAACGTCATCGCAATAATGGGCTCAATAACGCGATATGCTGTACCTATctggctcgaaggaccaaaatGCAGGGCAATAAACTCAGATATAGTGCGTTAcgtataatgatatattatgtatctgtGCACTATGTTATTTAGATCCAAACAATCGTTTttaagtttcatttttatatataaaattacccaATAAAAAGTTGAGTCCCATGACTTGTCCCACAAGGACCCCGACATTGACCCCCATGGGGCAAGCCACGCCCATCGCACCCGTTAGACTTAATGGAGCTAACTCTGTGAGGTACATTGGCACTATGCTAGTCGTAAGACctggaataataataattatagaaatattaaggtaaagtatttaaaacaaatagatgggaaattataaaagaaatgagCAAATAAAACCGACAGAGTACggaattcgattgctgaggcgggatcaagtagtttaattctattttacaaGTTGAGGGTAGTTTTGAAAACTTTATCATGTGTCACATGTTTCCTAAACATCCGAACAAACAGTTTATACaacttgaatatattaatgtggAACCTACCACCAGACAAACCGACAAGCAGTCTTCCAAGGATCAACATCTCAACAGAGTTGGCGGCGCGACAGAACTGGAACATCAAAGCGCCGGCTATTGATAACACACTTGTAACGATCGTAGCTTTTTTCctgaaaatcaatatattatatgagctCAAGTAGTTATCTGTACACTAACAGTTTAAATTCTTTGAATAAGTTAAATGAAGGTTGGAGAAAATGGAAAATCAGGGAGTTTTATTCGTACTACCaattatgttacatatatttctatCGCCTGACCGAGTATGGCCTTCCGGCTCCCTCCATTTGTGCGACAGCCCAAGAGGTTCGTGGTTCCCGTCCAGGGGGGATGCCCCTGGGCATGTCGCTACTAAGGTGAGCTTGTAGTTCACCCACGCGTCCGTGCTAAGATATAGTAGCCCTTCAGGCTAACATCGAGATTCACCACACAAAAAATGCATTACTAATAACACTCCCACCCTTTCCTCTCAGTGTGGAATTCAAATAGACAATTACAAACATTAGATTACTACACTCAATATCACGCAAAGCACCttagtatgtaaattttacagGAAATTATTAGATTGGAGATGGTTCCTTCATTAAGTTTTCTCCATGCAAGTAAAAAATACCAAATggtaaatatcttaaaattttcttttcgtAATCATAGTGTCTGAATTTTGGTTAAATTAGAGATTTAGGTTGCTACCAAATTGCCAGAAGAATCACTGCATATTATTAGTCCTCAATGTTTTCGAcatttaacctttttttttatgtcatagcgggcaactgtgccggtggttcgcctgatggtaaacgatcaccactgcccatggacattcgcagaggctcaggcctctgagaatgcgctgcccgcttttaagggataagggacaaggaaaggattgatgaccggaaagaaggaatggaatgggaagggcgaggagaaggaaataggcctccggctcccccagaACTTAACCTACAAATttacacgttttttttttcttaacaagAAGATAGCTCAAATCCATTTACCTCCCCATCTTGTCAGCCAGTACAGAACCCAAGATGGATCCAGTACATCCTCCAACGATGAAGATGGAGACGACGGAAGACCAGAGCACGTTGAGCCACGTGTCGTCGAGCGGCAGATCATAGCGGCTGATGAAGCTCTCATTGCAAAACTGCTTTATCACCTATAACATAGAATGTTTTAGGAGTCTTacagtataatatgtattaaacataGAAACGTGAGCCAATAataggaataaatatatatatatatatatatatatacagatagaGCTATTTTTTCCTtccaaattttcaaaatcggttcacccaatcGAAAGCTCTTAGATAAGAAAGAAAACCGAATTTgttgtaaaatacaaaaaaggtcaTATGTTAAGTACTAAGTACAGTTATAATGTTTTCAGAACTTATACAGTATTcaattttctagaaatttctaattcaatttcctttcctttccttCAATCTAggattgtataatataaaatcaaatcagaTCGATACAGTTAACCCATTACAGCGTATCGTTCAGCATCACATTACgcccaaaaataaattattctcaaCCTTATTTACTAAACTAAGTACAACTGGCGATCTTATCGCCTTGCTGTCTTATCATTTTAGGCATTTCTTCTCAACAATCTTATGGCCTCAGACCTTAAAACACCTACCTCAGCAGGAGTATTGACAACACCGATATTATAGCCAACTGGCAACGAGGACCCCAGGGTGGTGACCACACCGGCCAGCACCAGGTAGAAGGACCATCCCGGGCGATACTCGTGCGTTTGAGTCAAATGCTGGTGCTCATTGGTGATCTGCGACAAATCAATGGGGTATTTATGTCGGGCTTTAGAAGTGGGATGTGGATTGGTTGTATTTGAATCTATGCTAAGTGCATTGCAACAGTATCAAATGTGCAGCGATATTTAAGATCGTTTTTGTGAAGATACAGTTTACAGACCGATTTTCTGAGATATCAAAgggaacttttttttaatattatgagaaTAAGCTAAAACCTCGTTTGGTTCTATTTTTCTCCTTCTATTACCTAACtagcttccgcccgcggctttaccCGCGTGGATTTAGGGAATGATTTTGTGACTGTCTATTCCAGTTTCATCCCAacggagcatttaatcggcataaaaagtattctatcacccaagttagctcatagcatgtctgtataccaaatttcatcaaaatccgttctgtagtttcagcgtgattgacgaactaaaacatccaaacaaacaaaccttcACATTGATAGTATTAGTGTGAAGTATGGTATTACAAGAACAAGGATGATTTTGAAGCAATTATTATCGGAATAGCAGCAGGTTAGTAGGCCTTTATCATACCTTGACTAATTTGATCGTTTACTGAGAATATGATTGCTATGGGCTatgaaaacaatatgaaataaagtttattttgagATTATGTAGTTAATAAAACTACATCACGATCATcaacgcatttataattgtaattgtaaaggTACTAacctaatattaatttattattagatgtCTAATTCCACATTAATTAATCCCGTATAATTGCAAGTTGTTCTAAGGCAGACAATTCAAATTGcttgctaataaaataataacataataaattaacttacaCATCTTCATCCCATTATAACATCTTGCCATAAATTCTtaaactaaacaaacaaagaaaatcaTTCGATTGAATGGTAACAGTGAAAGAAAAGGCATTTCAAACAGTGCAAGAAAATTCAAAccctaaatataaaagaaataacgaTCACAGTCGCAATAAACAAAGTGGTGAGTTACCACTTAGAAGAGAATAAGACCATTATAGCTGTGGTCAAGTCTACGCATGACGGTAATACGGAACAAAGGAAAAATATTGGCCAGAACCAATCGCACAACCAGCCATCCAAGATGAAGTACGTAAGTACTATGGAAGCGGACCCGTGCGCTCCTATAGCTGATAGAAGAGTCAAGGATTCTTTATCAAAAAGCGGGCAGATTGAAGTTTTGCAAATTCCAAAcgttaactaaatataaaaaaatgcgtaATTAGATTATAGCTTGATTCGATTAGCTTTACGTCGTTCTGTAATCTCTCCGATGAATCAAATATGAACTATATGAATtggatatcaaaatatatgtagcTAATAGAATCAAGTGGTTGTCTCtttcaaaaacataataagaaaaaactttgtttataaatgcTTGTAGTTTTGTACGTGCTATCTACACTCTTGTATTAGCCACAAGCGTTGAGGTCACTGGCCTTATTTGCATGGGTGTCTCAACGCAACGTAACTGTAacgatattttatcataaaacatgACTTGGTATGCATGTGAAACATCCATACCAATCcttacatgtatataaataattattttcaaagaaaagATCATACCGCCTTCAGttgtcaaaactagaccaaatatTAATGGGACTACATAACAAGTCTGTTACTCGTtttgaatgttaaaaaaatcatcaaaatcatcaaaaaaatcataaaaagttgtgagataacaaacacaaaaatacgaaaaactttattgaagtcggttaagaTAGTCATTGCACTTGATTAGAGTGATTTCCACATATTAAATAGGTAATGTAACACTTACGTTTCCGTTTAGTAAGGAATGCCTACATGTATTTGTtgtaatctaatatataaaaatcaattgctgttcgttaatctcgctaaaactcaagaatggctggtctgatttttataatcatggtttTGGTGCATTCTAAATAGTCCAGGggaggtttaaaaggtaagaactACTAGTATaaggatatttattaattattgtcgaCTCGAAAAACCACACAATCAGCAGACTAAGAAGTCGCGTTTACCTATCATGAAGGAATTGGATGGTTTAAAGTAGAGTAAAagaatattcttaaatatctGTCAGTTTatctaaattgttattattatgtagatgaaacgatatttattttattgataacacATCTAGGcttaaaaaatgcatttgcAACCTCCTGTCATAGTTGTTCAGTAAAAGGTAAGCAGAAAAATGTACAGATCGTAGGATTGTATAGGCTTCTTTGCAGTATCTTTACTATTGCCTAATAAGAACGTCATGTGGCGATTTAATCCGTTctcgatttattattattttaccaatgcatttagatttaataccaaaaaaagttttattttacgtaaaatatattaaattaaacctaaTCTATACAAATCATCgtatatatcaattatatctGAAATTCGGGATAAAAGTATTTCTTCCTCCAGTTTGTTCAGctacagctagtaaataataaacttttactataaatttgataatcaCATGGTTTTAAAGGATTAATACAATCAGATCAATTAAGAAAACCGTAGCTTAATGATAGCACTATCTTTGATTCAGTAATTTACAactatttactataaataaatatacacatcgtgatttatttttaattgtataataaatcctcctttaatctatatatagtCTAGACGTAATTACCGCTGTTTTATGATAATGAACTTGCTTGTTCTTggatatacttaaataaacacatataatatactaggtgcgccccgcggtttcacccgcgtaagtccgtatcccgtaggaatatcggcataaaagttgcctctatgttattccataAGAAAATGTGAATTAccatttgtgtttgtttaagataaagtatatcctactaatattataaatgcgtaagtttgtaaagatgtgtgtatgtttgttactctttcacacaaaactactgaaccgattgcaatgaaatttggtacttagcTGGACAAcgggaataacacataggcaactttctatcgcgatattccaacgggataaaGACTTACACGgtagaaaccgcggggcgcagctagtaaacaatAACTCAAAGAAACCAGTCTCACGTTTGACCCAATTTCAGTATAACACACAATTCATGCAGagatacgaaataaataacttgatAGTACACAGTCATTCCGTACTACAGAGGCCGGTTTGAGCAAGATCGGGGGGTCCAGAAGCACAAAGCCATCTTCATACTAATGTTAACACTTTTATGCTAAGGTTTCCTCTatattattgaagtgaaacttctttagaatcgttgtgatttcaaacctgatgcaacggaaaaaacgataGGTaaaagacacaaatacaaaaatgtgtagaatgaagctg encodes the following:
- the LOC119834799 gene encoding solute carrier family 2, facilitated glucose transporter member 1-like isoform X1 encodes the protein MGEQKECTSLFAQSFPRQSLPDISQPITNEHQHLTQTHEYRPGWSFYLVLAGVVTTLGSSLPVGYNIGVVNTPAEVIKQFCNESFISRYDLPLDDTWLNVLWSSVVSIFIVGGCTGSILGSVLADKMGRKKATIVTSVLSIAGALMFQFCRAANSVEMLILGRLLVGLSGGLTTSIVPMYLTELAPLSLTGAMGVACPMGVNVGVLVGQVMGLNFLLGGVDEWPYLLSVYAVLVIICLPILLILPESPKYLYVVKKNEVEALRELSRVRGASGGALSDELEALRDEALAGGARCGMLLALRDPRLLLPLLLVCSAQAGQQTSGINAVFYYSQTIFKQAGLSDLQAQYATIGCGAINVCTAVLMLQLLPRVGRRPLLLGSMLAATVILAALAAAMSFITAYPWMAHVAMVAVLAYVLVYGFGLGPIPYFMASELFEVSPRGAGMAWGSLANWGGNFLVGMCFPSLRAAIGPYCFLVFSGLTGALFLFHRMYFPETKGKTPTQVSQLCSLGFESRPLHSEPLHGV
- the LOC119834799 gene encoding solute carrier family 2, facilitated glucose transporter member 1-like isoform X2, producing the protein MVVEKTRITNEHQHLTQTHEYRPGWSFYLVLAGVVTTLGSSLPVGYNIGVVNTPAEVIKQFCNESFISRYDLPLDDTWLNVLWSSVVSIFIVGGCTGSILGSVLADKMGRKKATIVTSVLSIAGALMFQFCRAANSVEMLILGRLLVGLSGGLTTSIVPMYLTELAPLSLTGAMGVACPMGVNVGVLVGQVMGLNFLLGGVDEWPYLLSVYAVLVIICLPILLILPESPKYLYVVKKNEVEALRELSRVRGASGGALSDELEALRDEALAGGARCGMLLALRDPRLLLPLLLVCSAQAGQQTSGINAVFYYSQTIFKQAGLSDLQAQYATIGCGAINVCTAVLMLQLLPRVGRRPLLLGSMLAATVILAALAAAMSFITAYPWMAHVAMVAVLAYVLVYGFGLGPIPYFMASELFEVSPRGAGMAWGSLANWGGNFLVGMCFPSLRAAIGPYCFLVFSGLTGALFLFHRMYFPETKGKTPTQVSQLCSLGFESRPLHSEPLHGV